A section of the Asticcacaulis sp. EMRT-3 genome encodes:
- a CDS encoding DUF2939 domain-containing protein — translation MSRLLSFLLVVIVAGAAALFYFAPTLAFYDIRSACKSQDIGSLAELVDFDAVRTSLRIQLEAGRQGVAAPAPDALNDPVGATGSALKNVADSVGRAFSDLVHPETAKPAPPPIDPNAYLTPRALLGLTYGQAEDADRFDPAGYEAKPPRPHVVFFSLEHVRLTVSDEIHGTTTFTFERHGLTHWRLVHIGLPLPGTDSETSGSPAG, via the coding sequence GTGTCGAGACTATTGAGTTTTCTGCTGGTGGTGATCGTGGCGGGGGCGGCGGCGCTGTTCTATTTTGCTCCCACACTGGCTTTTTACGACATCCGCAGCGCCTGCAAGAGCCAGGACATTGGCTCCCTGGCCGAACTGGTCGATTTCGACGCCGTCCGCACCAGTCTGCGCATCCAGTTGGAGGCCGGACGCCAGGGCGTGGCCGCCCCTGCGCCCGATGCGCTTAATGATCCGGTCGGCGCCACCGGCAGCGCGCTGAAAAACGTCGCCGATTCCGTGGGCCGCGCCTTCAGCGACCTTGTCCATCCCGAAACGGCCAAGCCTGCGCCGCCGCCCATCGATCCCAATGCCTATCTGACGCCGCGCGCCCTGCTGGGCCTGACCTATGGCCAGGCTGAGGATGCCGACCGGTTCGATCCCGCCGGTTATGAGGCCAAACCCCCACGCCCGCATGTCGTTTTTTTCTCTCTCGAACACGTCCGGCTGACCGTCAGCGACGAGATACACGGCACCACCACCTTCACCTTCGAGCGCCACGGCCTCACCCACTGGCGGCTGGTGCATATCGGCCTGCCCCTGCCCGGCACGGACAGCGAAACCAGCGGATCACCCGCGGGCTGA
- a CDS encoding glycine zipper 2TM domain-containing protein codes for MSSKLILMAATAALALGAPLAAHAQYSTQAYDGYCYARKSDAKTNGAVLGAVVGGLAGSQVSKHERGLGAIGGAVLGGVVGSQIGKSSVKCYNGAYYSYSGRYYTPPAAPDGYEVLYFKDRPTTGYYDHVYNSAPTAPSGGYGDHSQPYNSQPYNDNSDYQNRNNNSQYDNNGRYGDQRPGQRQEGFQDARGQWHYGAPRAFGWQDDNGVWHTGNITYGWRDSRGTWHVENNNQNTGYSPNN; via the coding sequence ATGTCCTCGAAACTAATTTTAATGGCCGCCACGGCTGCTCTGGCCCTGGGCGCGCCGCTGGCGGCCCATGCCCAATATTCCACCCAGGCCTATGACGGCTATTGTTACGCACGCAAGTCTGACGCCAAGACCAATGGCGCGGTGCTTGGTGCCGTGGTCGGTGGACTGGCCGGATCGCAGGTGTCGAAGCACGAACGCGGTCTGGGCGCGATCGGTGGCGCTGTGCTGGGCGGGGTGGTCGGTTCGCAGATCGGCAAGTCGTCGGTCAAGTGCTACAACGGTGCCTATTACAGCTATAGTGGCCGCTACTATACGCCGCCCGCCGCGCCCGATGGCTATGAGGTTCTGTACTTCAAGGATCGCCCGACCACCGGCTATTATGACCATGTCTATAATTCGGCACCCACCGCGCCGAGCGGCGGCTATGGCGATCACAGCCAGCCCTATAATAGTCAGCCTTATAATGACAACAGCGACTATCAGAATCGCAACAATAACAGCCAATATGACAATAACGGCCGCTATGGTGATCAGCGTCCCGGGCAGCGTCAGGAAGGCTTTCAGGACGCGCGGGGCCAGTGGCACTACGGCGCGCCGCGCGCCTTTGGCTGGCAGGACGATAACGGCGTCTGGCACACGGGCAATATCACCTATGGCTGGCGTGATTCACGCGGCACCTGGCACGTCGAAAACAACAACCAGAATACCGGCTATTCCCCCAATAACTGA
- a CDS encoding diguanylate cyclase — MKLATITNWAYGATLILTLMSGGTMLFAANAQDNERAAVAQRYQLDALTAQLDEDMYAQTGLARQYVITGAPNTLIVYDQQAKALQSLDDRTRRVRDAGASFSELAALKDAMRWSDTLHDEQMAAIEAWKQGDRDRARTLLFGPEYERELDRVKNQFEQFQTQLDQRTSAEVDAATRIAKVWRTVSELTLAITALLFLCVLYFVFKRRVLRPVIRLSDVIARLAVQDYAAVPPSLGQVDEIGDMAQAIGIFRENGLERQRLERERDLEFSMRDLIARMTQRMQGCDSRKDLEDVIQRFVPEIAPALAGRLYLMDEKRGAMVEACSWQSPVHSRSEFSPLGCWALRRGVPHRPSGQQIDIPCEHVQSQDGIPVDSICLPLTAQRETLGLLYLEPLTESALDGIPETYLVMLAENIGLAFSNLKLRETLREMAMVDPLTGLANRRSLENRLAAAVAEAERLDKPLSCLMVDVDHFKRFNDEHGHDAGDAVLRAVGESLLGITREHGMAFRYGGEEFALLMPGLTSAQAQERAETIRRRIAALAVRHDNKNLDAISVSLGLATTPEHGPPNRLIKLADEALIRAKATGRNRVVVSDGKDRRESAA; from the coding sequence ATGAAACTCGCCACCATCACCAACTGGGCCTACGGGGCCACCCTTATCCTCACCCTGATGTCGGGCGGCACCATGCTGTTCGCCGCCAACGCCCAGGATAATGAACGGGCCGCCGTCGCCCAGCGTTACCAACTGGACGCCCTGACCGCGCAACTCGACGAAGACATGTACGCCCAGACCGGGCTGGCGCGCCAATATGTGATTACGGGCGCGCCCAATACGCTCATCGTCTATGATCAACAGGCGAAAGCCCTGCAATCGCTGGATGACAGAACCCGCCGCGTCAGGGATGCCGGTGCCAGTTTCAGCGAGTTGGCGGCTCTGAAGGACGCCATGCGCTGGAGCGACACTCTGCACGATGAGCAGATGGCCGCCATCGAAGCCTGGAAGCAGGGCGACCGCGATCGCGCCCGCACCCTTCTGTTCGGCCCGGAATATGAACGCGAGCTTGATCGCGTCAAGAACCAGTTCGAGCAGTTTCAAACCCAGCTCGACCAGCGCACCTCTGCCGAGGTCGATGCCGCCACGCGCATCGCCAAGGTCTGGCGCACGGTGTCCGAACTGACACTCGCCATCACCGCCCTGCTGTTTTTGTGCGTGCTCTATTTCGTGTTCAAACGGCGGGTTCTGCGCCCGGTTATCCGACTAAGCGACGTGATCGCCCGGCTGGCGGTGCAGGACTATGCCGCCGTGCCGCCTTCGCTGGGTCAGGTCGATGAAATCGGTGATATGGCCCAGGCTATCGGCATTTTCCGCGAAAACGGACTCGAACGGCAAAGGCTCGAACGCGAGCGCGACCTGGAATTTTCGATGCGCGACCTGATTGCGCGCATGACGCAGCGTATGCAGGGCTGCGACAGCCGCAAGGATCTGGAAGACGTGATCCAGCGCTTCGTGCCGGAAATTGCCCCCGCCCTCGCCGGTCGCCTCTATCTGATGGACGAAAAACGCGGTGCGATGGTGGAGGCCTGTTCGTGGCAGTCGCCCGTCCATTCGCGCAGCGAGTTTTCCCCGCTTGGCTGCTGGGCCCTGCGTCGCGGGGTTCCACACCGGCCATCGGGCCAGCAGATCGATATTCCGTGCGAACATGTTCAGTCTCAGGATGGCATACCCGTCGATTCAATCTGCCTGCCCCTGACCGCGCAACGCGAAACCCTCGGCCTGCTCTATCTGGAACCGCTGACGGAATCGGCGCTGGACGGCATACCCGAAACCTATCTTGTCATGCTGGCGGAAAATATCGGCCTGGCCTTCAGCAATCTGAAACTGCGCGAAACCCTGCGCGAAATGGCGATGGTCGATCCGCTGACAGGGCTGGCCAACCGGCGCTCGCTGGAAAACCGTCTGGCGGCGGCCGTGGCCGAAGCCGAACGGCTGGACAAGCCGCTGAGCTGCCTGATGGTCGATGTCGATCATTTCAAGCGCTTCAATGACGAGCATGGCCATGACGCCGGTGACGCCGTGCTGCGCGCGGTCGGCGAATCCCTGCTGGGCATTACCCGCGAACACGGCATGGCCTTCCGCTATGGCGGTGAGGAATTTGCCCTGCTGATGCCCGGCCTGACCAGCGCCCAGGCGCAGGAGCGTGCCGAAACCATCCGCCGGAGGATCGCCGCCCTCGCGGTTCGGCACGACAACAAAAATCTCGACGCCATATCGGTATCGCTGGGCCTTGCCACCACGCCCGAGCACGGCCCGCCGAACCGCCTGATCAAGCTGGCCGACGAAGCCCTGATCCGCGCCAAGGCCACCGGTCGCAATCGGGTTGTGGTATCGGATGGCAAGGATCGCAGGGAAAGTGCGGCATAA
- a CDS encoding urea carboxylase-associated family protein, whose translation MTHIIAPRSGTAFRLNKGQRLRVIDPQGEQVSDMLAFNADDTAEVISSGRTLDYASKLFLTTGDPLYSNRSRIMLRIVEDTVGRHDFLLTPCSKDTFRIIYGDTHPHQGCFGNLSHALQPYGITPDQIPVAFNIFMNVQVNGQSGALTVDPPLSKAGDHILFEADMDLIVALTACSALQSNNYAFKPIHYEIEGG comes from the coding sequence ATGACCCATATTATCGCGCCGCGCAGCGGGACGGCCTTTCGTTTGAACAAGGGGCAGAGGCTGCGCGTGATCGATCCGCAGGGCGAACAGGTATCCGATATGCTGGCCTTCAACGCCGATGATACCGCCGAGGTAATTTCATCGGGCCGCACGCTCGACTATGCCTCGAAACTGTTTCTGACGACGGGCGATCCGCTCTATTCCAACCGCAGTCGTATTATGCTGCGCATTGTCGAAGATACGGTCGGACGGCATGATTTCCTGCTGACGCCGTGCTCAAAAGATACGTTCCGCATCATCTATGGCGATACCCATCCGCATCAGGGCTGTTTCGGCAATCTGTCGCACGCCTTGCAGCCTTACGGCATCACGCCCGATCAGATTCCGGTGGCTTTCAATATCTTCATGAACGTTCAGGTCAACGGGCAAAGCGGCGCTCTGACGGTGGATCCGCCGCTCAGCAAGGCCGGGGATCATATCCTGTTCGAGGCCGATATGGATCTGATCGTGGCCCTGACCGCCTGTTCGGCCCTGCAATCCAACAACTACGCTTTCAAGCCGATTCACTATGAGATCGAGGGCGGCTGA
- the gntA gene encoding guanitoxin biosynthesis heme-dependent pre-guanitoxin N-hydroxylase GntA, translated as MFDAIDGPQSLSKPVEGVSELFRAFIREKSFPCVGARSALARHHMHIMEAGDIRCPRDDAAIFDRLAGFAADFAASPDLFQSFVVIFATGDALSEEAFEQALWARIQALHDLDVARGYAYDRRVGSDPARSDFSLSFAGEAFYLVGLHPGASRPARRFSAPAVVFNAHDQFQQLRADGRYETLRASIIGRDIALAGAPNPMLSRFGDTSEAAQYSGRHVGSDWQCPFRAR; from the coding sequence ATGTTTGACGCAATCGACGGGCCGCAGAGCCTGTCAAAGCCGGTTGAAGGCGTAAGCGAGCTGTTCCGGGCCTTCATCCGTGAGAAAAGTTTTCCGTGCGTCGGAGCCAGATCGGCTCTGGCCCGTCATCACATGCACATTATGGAAGCCGGAGATATAAGGTGTCCGCGTGACGACGCCGCCATCTTCGACAGACTGGCCGGTTTTGCTGCCGATTTTGCTGCCAGCCCCGACCTGTTTCAATCCTTCGTCGTGATCTTCGCTACAGGCGACGCCTTGTCGGAAGAGGCTTTCGAGCAGGCCCTGTGGGCGCGCATTCAGGCGCTGCACGATCTGGATGTGGCGCGTGGCTATGCCTATGACCGGCGTGTCGGCAGCGATCCGGCAAGATCCGATTTTTCATTGAGCTTCGCTGGCGAGGCCTTTTATCTGGTAGGCCTTCATCCGGGCGCCAGCCGTCCGGCGCGGCGCTTTTCGGCACCCGCTGTCGTCTTCAACGCCCACGACCAGTTTCAGCAATTGCGCGCTGATGGCCGTTATGAGACGTTGCGCGCCAGCATTATCGGCCGTGACATCGCCCTGGCCGGAGCGCCCAATCCCATGCTGTCGCGGTTTGGCGATACTTCCGAAGCCGCCCAATACAGTGGCCGTCATGTCGGTTCCGACTGGCAATGCCCGTTTAGAGCAAGATGA
- a CDS encoding glucokinase, which translates to MTLALLCDLSQAPDIALALAVPGRRPETVERFQAANWADFASAVKAWLAGQGDPELMAAAVSARGWEQKGDLHLVGVDFRIDRDMMRELLGIQRVNFLNNFVARALAVPRLRRDERQQISGGEVNDEHALVVMGPHHGLGLAALVSDGFGGWTALHGEGGHSDMPVKTEREWRIIEAVRAQTGYVSRESCISVAGLKAIWQALHRLEGRPAPDMTPAAILDAARRGEATARETLDIMTGFLAGMAGDVALIMGASGGVYLTGALLDMIGDQFDTELFCRHYLDKGPRAAYVREIPVFRTLAADMELSGLATLFE; encoded by the coding sequence ATGACATTGGCACTTTTGTGCGACCTGTCACAAGCGCCGGATATAGCTTTGGCGCTGGCGGTGCCGGGGCGGCGACCGGAAACCGTAGAACGTTTTCAAGCCGCCAATTGGGCGGATTTCGCCAGCGCCGTCAAGGCATGGCTCGCCGGGCAGGGCGATCCTGAACTGATGGCGGCGGCCGTTTCGGCGCGCGGCTGGGAACAGAAAGGCGATCTGCATCTGGTCGGGGTCGATTTTCGTATCGACCGCGATATGATGCGCGAACTGCTGGGCATACAGCGCGTTAATTTTCTCAATAATTTTGTGGCGCGCGCCCTGGCCGTGCCGCGCCTGCGCCGTGATGAAAGACAGCAGATCAGCGGCGGCGAGGTCAATGATGAACATGCGCTCGTCGTGATGGGGCCGCATCACGGTCTGGGTCTGGCGGCTCTGGTATCGGACGGCTTCGGCGGCTGGACGGCCCTGCATGGTGAAGGCGGCCATTCCGATATGCCGGTTAAGACCGAGCGCGAATGGCGCATTATCGAGGCGGTTCGTGCGCAGACAGGTTATGTGTCGCGCGAATCGTGCATTTCAGTGGCCGGGCTGAAAGCCATCTGGCAGGCCCTGCACCGTCTGGAAGGGCGGCCCGCGCCCGATATGACGCCCGCCGCCATCCTTGATGCCGCCCGCAGAGGTGAGGCCACGGCGCGTGAAACCCTCGATATCATGACCGGCTTTCTGGCGGGCATGGCCGGAGATGTCGCCCTGATCATGGGGGCCAGCGGCGGGGTGTATCTGACCGGCGCTTTGCTGGATATGATCGGTGATCAGTTCGATACCGAGCTGTTCTGCCGCCACTATCTCGATAAGGGGCCGCGCGCCGCCTATGTGCGCGAAATTCCGGTGTTTCGCACCCTGGCAGCCGATATGGAATTGTCGGGTCTGGCCACCTTGTTCGAGTAG
- a CDS encoding NAD(P)H-hydrate dehydratase, giving the protein MDNSPALWRLPAHGRDGSKYDRGHCVVLGGSVSHTGAARLAARAALRIGAGLVTVACDPASLIVYATALEAVMTKVVKDAAAFAALLEDARITSLVLGPAAGVNDRTKAMVLAALQTGKACVLDADALTVFREAPQALFAAIEGEVLLTPHEGEFKRLFGEVTDREADAMRAAKTSGAVVLLKGADTVIAAPDGRLVINRDAPSSLATAGSGDVLSGLAGGLLAQGMTAFDAACAAAFIHAEAARLFGPGLISEDLSEKVPEVLRKLR; this is encoded by the coding sequence ATGGACAATTCCCCCGCCCTCTGGCGTCTGCCTGCCCACGGCCGCGACGGCAGCAAATACGACCGCGGCCATTGCGTGGTGCTGGGCGGTTCGGTGAGCCACACCGGCGCGGCGCGGCTGGCGGCGCGCGCGGCCTTACGCATCGGGGCGGGCCTCGTCACTGTGGCCTGTGATCCGGCCAGCCTGATCGTTTACGCCACGGCGCTGGAAGCGGTGATGACGAAGGTGGTGAAGGATGCTGCGGCCTTTGCCGCCCTGCTGGAGGACGCGCGCATCACCTCGCTGGTGCTGGGCCCGGCGGCGGGCGTCAATGACCGCACGAAGGCGATGGTGCTGGCGGCGCTGCAAACAGGCAAGGCCTGTGTGCTCGACGCCGACGCCCTGACGGTTTTCCGCGAGGCGCCGCAGGCGCTTTTCGCGGCCATAGAGGGTGAAGTCTTGCTCACCCCCCACGAAGGTGAGTTCAAACGGCTGTTCGGTGAGGTGACGGACCGTGAGGCCGATGCGATGCGCGCCGCGAAAACATCCGGCGCGGTGGTGTTGCTGAAGGGGGCCGACACGGTGATCGCCGCCCCCGATGGCCGACTGGTGATCAACCGCGACGCACCGTCAAGCCTGGCCACAGCCGGTTCGGGCGATGTGCTGTCGGGGCTGGCGGGCGGGCTGCTGGCCCAGGGCATGACGGCCTTCGACGCGGCCTGCGCCGCCGCCTTCATTCACGCCGAAGCGGCCCGCCTGTTCGGCCCCGGCCTGATCTCCGAAGATTTGAGTGAAAAGGTGCCCGAAGTCCTGCGCAAACTCAGATAA
- the msrA gene encoding peptide-methionine (S)-S-oxide reductase MsrA, with amino-acid sequence MFGRKAEMIAPADALPGRPDPLATDAQHTVLHRPLKGPYPAGMESVVFAMGCFWGVERKFWQQPGVYVTAAGYVGGYTPNPTYEEVCSGRTGHTEGVLVVHDPQKISFGQLLKVFWENHDPTQGHRQGNDIGTQYRSAIYPSTDAQYEAAMTSAAEFQKALSAKGMGPITTEIVPAASQPLFYFAEGYHQGYLDKNPGGYCAMKGTGAVCVI; translated from the coding sequence ATGTTTGGTCGCAAAGCCGAGATGATTGCCCCTGCCGACGCCCTGCCGGGACGGCCCGACCCGCTCGCCACCGATGCGCAACATACGGTGCTGCACAGGCCGCTGAAAGGGCCTTATCCGGCGGGTATGGAGAGCGTGGTCTTCGCTATGGGCTGTTTCTGGGGCGTGGAGCGCAAGTTCTGGCAGCAGCCAGGGGTTTATGTCACCGCCGCCGGTTATGTGGGCGGTTATACGCCCAACCCGACCTATGAGGAGGTTTGCTCCGGCCGCACCGGCCACACCGAAGGCGTGCTGGTGGTCCATGATCCGCAGAAAATCAGCTTTGGCCAACTCCTGAAGGTGTTTTGGGAGAATCACGATCCCACGCAGGGCCATCGTCAGGGCAATGACATCGGCACACAATACCGCTCGGCCATCTATCCATCCACCGATGCGCAGTATGAGGCCGCCATGACCAGTGCCGCCGAATTCCAGAAGGCGCTCAGCGCAAAAGGCATGGGGCCGATCACCACCGAGATCGTCCCCGCCGCCAGCCAGCCGCTGTTTTACTTTGCCGAGGGCTATCATCAGGGCTATCTCGACAAGAATCCTGGCGGATATTGCGCTATGAAGGGCACGGGCGCGGTCTGCGTTATCTGA